The sequence below is a genomic window from Silene latifolia isolate original U9 population unplaced genomic scaffold, ASM4854445v1 scaffold_20.1, whole genome shotgun sequence.
AAAACTGTAGGATGTTGTTGAAGAATATAAAGGAAATCAAACAAAACTAAAATTGAATCAACATTTTAGGTGTTTTTTTGATGAATTTGACAAAAGAAACAAAGAAATCGCAACGATTTTGATGTAAAAAACGCATCAAAGATGATGAATTAACATCTAATCAGGATCGAGTGACGATGATACCATATTGAATTGTGAATTTATGATGATTTTGTGatgaatgtaaacaattgatcaaCTGAAATGATGAACAACAAGAGTAAATAATGTTGAGATATTATTGATCAAAAGCTTAACTTACAACTATACACAGTATGCTATTTATATACAAATGTAAAACATTTACATTGGAGGAAAATATTTGTAACAAACTTTTGTAGCTGACTGGTGATAGGCTGTCACTGTAACAAACTTTCCTTGCACCGTCAGTGCTGATGTGGAGGAACTATCCAGAAGCTTCTAGATGATGTAGCTGAAGAGCAGACCCTTCATGGTGAAGATTGGGACTGATGCTCTGTCTGGATCAGTGTGGCCTTGCCTCCAGTCGTGCATTATCACTGGATGAACATACCAGTGTCAACAATTAGTGTTCACTATCTATATTTACTACTATTAAAAAATATTGATCTCCTAATTAATTTTATAATATTAATCATTCTTTAACTTTTACATAAACAAGGCTAATAAAATATCTCTTTGAAATTATATATGCAAATTTTCCACCCTTTTCAAAATTGAGGTAAACCGTATTAGTTTAATTAACTGTCAATTTCTCTAATATCTAtatctaaaataccgtgcatatGCATGAGAGTTACACTAGTCATATTTCAATCTAATAAATCTCTCAATTACTCACATCAATAAACCACAGGCAGAACTAGCCGCCGCACTAGGCCACCCATACCACTGGACCAGTAAATCTCCTCTCCTAGATCACTGAAAACAACTTTCCCTACCCCTCTCCACTGCCACTGTCAGAAACTTGATGTTGCATAATACGAAGTACTAATAGCTATATACTGTATTGCATAATAAGAAGTACTAATAAACAACACATTTCGACACCTTAACACATTAGCAATATTTTTTATTTACAATAAGTGATATGTTAAAAGATAAGTAAAGCGCCACCCAAAATGGAACACCAAAATAAAAGAGAGGGTTAATTAAGAAGCCAACAAGTCCAAAATTGAAAAGCCCAAAACCCTCGGCAACTCCTAATCCCATTCCCCACCAATCCACCACCATTTGTAGATAAACCTCCCCTTTTTACTTTACTCTTCCTAAATTCCCACAACTCAACAAAACCATCACCAACAGGAAAAATGGGTCTACTATGGTGGAAGAACAACAAGACCAATCCCGAGGAAACAAAACCAAcccaacaaaacaacaacaacaacaacaacaacaacaacaacaagctaTCATCATCCTCTACCACCGGAAGCGGCGGAGAAGTAGCGACGATGTACGGAGCTGAGGAGGTGAAACGCCCTCGCCCTACGGAAGTCACTGTTTTTGAATTCGGGTCGGCTTCGGATCGTGTTACCATTGCTGGGTACTGTCCTGTTTCTGAGGAACTTGAACCATGTCGCTGGGAAATTCTCACTGCTCAAGATTCTGATGCACCTCAGTTTCGAGTTGTCTTTTGATTTCTCTTCAATTTTATCTACTATCTTTTGGTTATGCCAATAATAGCTTGGTAAAAATCccatccgttttttttttttttttttttttttttttttaaatgttatTGGATGGAGTTTACTGTTGCGGTTAATTGTGTTTCTGAAATTGTGTTtattgatgatgattataatCAAGGTCAAATTTGGAAGGGAATGAACAATGTTATTTTGATTCTTTGCTTTCTTAGGCCCGTTCTTTTGGATTGCAATTGTCTGAACTAAACTCAACTCGATTGAACTGAACCCAACTAATTTGGAAAACAAAACTGAactaaattgaactgaacttagtTCCAAATGAACGTGGTCTTAATGTCTTATTAGTATTAGATTATTAGGGTATAAAACCATATTGGCCTTaaccttctttttcttttttttgactCATCATATAATGGCCTCAATGACCCTCAAGTCTAGTCTTAGGCCTTGCTTGggatgagagtaattattaaaaGAGTAATAGAGCTTAAATGAACTAAAATGGACGGGATAGGTGTTGGAGATAGAAATGGGGAAATATAGTGTAATAGCCACTCCATTAAGGAGTAATTGTTCCCTACCTCTCCCCCAAGTAATGCATTACCTCCATACGAAGGAAATAATTCCTCCCTCACCTCCTCtttccaccctccacaaccaccaATCTCCTCCCATTTCTTCTTGTTTTAGCTcccattactcccttaataattacactcatcccaagcaagccctaaggaGTCTTGTTTCCACCAAATGAAATTTCTTTTAATACACGGTAGTGCGAAGAAGAAAGGTAGTGCGAAGAAGAAAGGTAGTGCTTATTGATGCCTTTCTTGATAGTGCACTTAAGTTTCATGTGGGATGAGAAAGTAAGAGAAGATGAGATATAATTTTGAGGAGAAACATACATAGATTGTAGACATATTTTTCATAGTCGAGAGGGATCAGTTTATTAGAAGCCTTGTGTTCCTCCCCCTTACCATATTCATACCCCTTAAATAGTTTTAAACAGGATTTTGGTGAGAACTATCGGTGAATAGCAATTTTATCTTTTTGACTTCTTTCGGATTGTTTCTAGAAACCTGAATTCAGTCTCTATTTTGTTATTGAGATTATGTGGGTTAAAGTTGTGTATATCTGTCAGTCCGTCAAGTAAGCTGGCCGTTGTGGTCATAGTATTAAATTGCAGTTTTGAACACAAGTTGTGATACTATCACGGCTACTGTATTGAGTATCGCCTAAGAATGCAGTAGAATAAGGTCCTGTCTCGGTGTTTATGCCATGATGTAAGACCAGGCCTGTGGTAGCTTTCAGCAGCTTGCTTATAACGTCTTCCCATATTTCCCAATTGAAGTTTAAATGCTGAGATTATTGCTGAAATTGGTTTCATTTCCCCTTTGAACAAAGAATCTCGAGGAGTCAAAGCCAACTATGAGAAAAAATGATGGTAGAGGTAGAGGTTATAATCCATAGCACTTTGAGCTGAGGCCATGGCCTCGTGGGTGCCATCGTTGAAACTGCCTCTCAGTAAATTGTTTCGCTGTGTCGTTTTATGGTAACCACTATTCGTTACAACGGGACAGAAAAAGAATCTATTATTCTGATTAAGGATGTGCAAACTTCTCTTATGAGTCTTACACTCTTACTGCTGCTGATTCTGGGAAATATAATAGGCAATCAAGCCTTGAACTCAAGAGAGGGGATTAGTAGTAGTCTTTTGTTTTTGAAAACTTAAAAGATGAGATTTCTGAGCTGGATTTGCTAGTTTTGAGCGACGAGTATAATCCTGCTGTTGTGTAAGTCGATTCATGGGTTTTGGTCTGTCAAGTTTCCTGAGTCACTGTTCAAAAAGTTTTCTAATTGACTACGAGCTGGTCTTATATAAGACCGTTTGCTCTTTTATACCTCCAACTCTTCCTCTTTGCGACCACAGAGTTTTGTTTTCCCTTTCATTCTCCTCAATCTCCATGTATCTATCTTTGACGAACTACTTCAGTCTTCGTTGCACTCTATAATCAAGCCAGGGTTTTGGCTGATTTCTATCGATTATTGGGGTACAATGGACCTATCTGGTTCATTCAAATCCAGATTGGTTTATAAGCAATATTGGTCTTTATCCAATTAACAGGGTTGGTTTTGGGCGCATTTCTCGTGTCTGAGCTTTTGCTATCATGAATTTTAGTCTCATGGTAAACATAATTCAACATCATCGTCAATTCcaaattaagaataatatcaataATACAGAGTAATTTTCTGTGCTAGGTACAGTTTTCAAAGCCAATTAACTTACATTCAAATGGGGAtcataaaacccaaaaaaaaaaaagacattctCAGTAAGAAGTAAACTCCTGAACCTGTACAGTATAAGTTAACTACTTCTGGTCTCTAAAAACCCTAAAAGTCCTTGAAGTTACTGATGAAGTAGATCAGATATATGTTGTTTGATTGTTTGTATTCTTTCAGAGCTGCCCAGAAAGATTAGAACTGTTGCAATCAACACTATGCAAGCATATGGCCAATAGCATAGTAACCTCCTCTTACCCTTATTTCGGAGGGCAACAGGAATGGGTTTAGTCAATTTAATCTGCTTCGTATGTGAAGACGCCTTCGTAGACCTCTTTGCCACTGTCACCGACTTCTCTACAGCTTCAGGCTCGTTGAGTGATTCGGGCAAAGGTTCCGGAGGCTTAGCAGGCTCATTTTCAGGAGTCTCTGGATTAAGAcctctcttcttttctttcttctttgccCGCCGCTTCTCCCTCTCCTACAGGGCACAATTAACGATTAGCTTTGCTCTCTCACAATGGATTGAAAGAAATTTGcgtaaaaaggttttaaagataCTAACCTTCTCCTTTTGCTCTGCTTCTTTCCGAGCTTTAAACTCAGCCCTTGCTTGCGCTTTCAATGCATTTTGTCTTTTCCTCTCCAATGCTTCTTcagccttggccttctcctccactCTACGCTGCTCCCTCAATTGAGCtgcttctttctctctttttaattGATTTTCTCTCTTAATCAACTCTTCCTCCTCGTTTGTCAGCTTCGGTTCTTCCTTATATTCCTCTATCTCAATTCTATTGGATATAGCTTCATTCTTTTTGGCAACATTTTGCTCCACTTTTTCCGGTGATTTATCTTTCGTAGCTTTACCTTCTATTGATATATCTGTCTCCATGGGCAAGGCTGCTGTTGGTGAGTCGACCTTGATTGAGGCGTTTTCTCTATCATCAGGGAACTTTTCCAAGGATGGTGGCACCTCGTTAATAGGTCGTGTGTCATCCAATAATCCCTGTTTCCAGAGCTTATGCCTCATGTTACTTTGAATGTACTCCTTTCGGAATTCATCATTCTTATTCCACATTTCCATAAACGTCTCTACCTATTAACAGGGGCATGGCAGGTATGTCAGAAAAAGATAATACACACAATATCACATGGATCAACCCGTATTTGGCTTGTCTCAAATACGGGATCCTTACACAAGACACTGTTGTTAATACTTGGTAAACAACTATCTCACCTGGTTAGCACAATGGCGTTCAAGACTATCCCTCTTGCCTTCTGCTGCATAGTTATACGCTATCCTCAAATCATTCTTGCCTTGGTAGAAAGCCGCGTTCTGCCATTTCAAATATATAATTAGAAGTAAATAACAACGTAACTCCCCAAAGAAaactcccaaaaaaaaaaaaaaaaaaaaccttttgaTGCCGCTGTCGCTTTAGTGTTTGGAGATGAACATATGCCTGTTGGCGAATATCATTAGTAGACCTCACTTGACATTTTAGATCAGCAAGTACGGCACTTTCGTCATCGTGTTTCTTCTTAGCAGCTCTGACATGCTCATCTGCTTTGACAAAGTTAACTCTCAGAGCATCCAATTCTTTCTTCAGAACCTTCAATTGCTCCTCGGCATGATATCTCTGATTACGAGCCTGCTGAATttcttgctgctgctgctgaggattAGCCGAGAGTTGTTTACGCTGATGACTCAATTGTCTAATTTCACGAACCAACTCTCTTTCTGCTCTTAAGTTGTGAGTTTCATGTTGTAACGCGTGCTCCAAACTAAGTATCTGTTTCGACACAGAGAATACAAAGTCATCTTAAGAAAATACCTTACAATAACAGCACACATTTGAAAACCTAAGTGAAGTTCATTCGTACCTTGCTATCGAGGTCTTCAACTGTTACTCCATTCTTTGCCTGGTTTATTATAGTATGGGCAAAGTCCACATCCCTCTTTTTGTTCCTTGCCAATTCGTATGCAGCTTTTGCTTCCACCTTGGCGGCTTCCAATATATTTTTGAGTTCACGACAATAAGCCTGTTCAAAAAAGCGAGTTAGAAACAAATAATCCCTCAATCCCCGATCAACAAGCATCGATTCAGTATTACTTTACCTGTTGTTGGTTAGCCTTAACTTGAAAAGCATTTCTAGTTTTTGTCTTTTCAGCAAGTTCTATCTCACTTTGTCGTATTTGCTCGTCATAAATTCTGACATCAGCTCTTGGGATTTTGACCAGCCAGTAAACATGGTTCGACCCATCAGAAGGACCATCATTGGCACAAGGATCAGGGTTAAGCTTATGTTCCGAACTATTGGCATCACTTTGCAGATTAATGTCAGCGTGTGAAAAAGGCGCTACACACTCAAAGGAACCAAATCTGAAGTTTAACCCTAAAGTTCCATCAGAAATGTTATTTAACTTGATTGCCATACCAATCTCGCTATTCTTAGTTTCTGTTCCCGGTTTGTTCTCGTAAGTGAACCCACATGCGGAATTATCTGGAACTGAGGCTTTGGGTTCCACTGATTCCATTGTGCTTTCATCAAATTGACCAACAGTGAGTGAGACGGGGATTTCCATCCCTAAAGCCTCGAAATTACCCTGATTACTTGCTCCTTCAGGTTGATTACACAGAGACTGCAAGACTGGAGTTTCTTCTGGTTTGGAAAACGGTTCTAAACAAATTCGGCCTGTAATATCACCCTTGTCACCTAGATCGAGTTCACATCCAGCTGCTTTTGAATCCACAGACTCCTCGCTTCGTGCCACAGGGTCGTCTTCACCAATTTCGTCAATTTTTGCTTGTATTTCAATCAAATCCTGTTTGTCATCCTCCCCATCACCAGGTTGTAAATTCTGCTGCTGACAATCA
It includes:
- the LOC141638547 gene encoding uncharacterized protein LOC141638547 translates to MMVDTVVKIVESEKCGIMTMNVGVNGVCNGYVKNNYVFVGNSNVALIDDDHASEFSVEEGASVKVNGDVESGVKVCGEGLKVENGSNAGEDSEEESREIKSEIEVAEVENGGSIRVLEVREANDSEPVVDEVQDAEQSRDGNLKASFSLNADAISVDDQSYDCQQQNLQPGDGEDDKQDLIEIQAKIDEIGEDDPVARSEESVDSKAAGCELDLGDKGDITGRICLEPFSKPEETPVLQSLCNQPEGASNQGNFEALGMEIPVSLTVGQFDESTMESVEPKASVPDNSACGFTYENKPGTETKNSEIGMAIKLNNISDGTLGLNFRFGSFECVAPFSHADINLQSDANSSEHKLNPDPCANDGPSDGSNHVYWLVKIPRADVRIYDEQIRQSEIELAEKTKTRNAFQVKANQQQAYCRELKNILEAAKVEAKAAYELARNKKRDVDFAHTIINQAKNGVTVEDLDSKILSLEHALQHETHNLRAERELVREIRQLSHQRKQLSANPQQQQQEIQQARNQRYHAEEQLKVLKKELDALRVNFVKADEHVRAAKKKHDDESAVLADLKCQVRSTNDIRQQAYVHLQTLKRQRHQKNAAFYQGKNDLRIAYNYAAEGKRDSLERHCANQVETFMEMWNKNDEFRKEYIQSNMRHKLWKQGLLDDTRPINEVPPSLEKFPDDRENASIKVDSPTAALPMETDISIEGKATKDKSPEKVEQNVAKKNEAISNRIEIEEYKEEPKLTNEEEELIKRENQLKREKEAAQLREQRRVEEKAKAEEALERKRQNALKAQARAEFKARKEAEQKEKEREKRRAKKKEKKRGLNPETPENEPAKPPEPLPESLNEPEAVEKSVTVAKRSTKASSHTKQIKLTKPIPVALRNKGKRRLLCYWPYACIVLIATVLIFLGSSERIQTIKQHISDLLHQ